In Nocardia asteroides, a single genomic region encodes these proteins:
- a CDS encoding WS/DGAT/MGAT family O-acyltransferase: protein MERLTGLDASFLYLETGTQHLHVCALLMLDPAADGGGYSFATFKAELGRRLAFVPQMRRKLRAVPLELDYPYWVEAGDYDLDYHVRRYGLPAPGGRAELAELVGDIAGTPMDRNHPLWQVRVVEGVEGDKVAVILKYHHAAVDGVTGSELLMALCDAEPGKRGNEEQAAPLGREPEPSDLRLLAEAALRFPARAGVLRMVPKTVGRLAGMVRRRVGNRSGMALPLTAPRTPFNGAITPHRAVAFTEVELATVKRIKNAFGVKINDVVLAVVGGALRDYLAERGELPEEKSLIATIPVSVHESSRHTRGINKVSSIFCLLGTDIADPVQRLKRVAEANRAAKEEHEELIGPDFLQDWTQYAPPNTFRVAMRLYSSLELAERHPVVHNLVVSNVAGPPLPLYFLGVRLLSSYPFGPIFHGSGLNITALSYDGKLDFGVIACRELVPDLAELTDRIPGVVDALAAAAEQTA from the coding sequence ATGGAACGCCTCACCGGACTCGATGCCAGCTTCCTGTATCTGGAGACCGGGACGCAGCACCTGCACGTGTGCGCACTCCTTATGCTCGACCCCGCCGCGGACGGCGGCGGCTACTCGTTCGCCACCTTCAAGGCCGAGCTCGGGCGCAGGCTGGCCTTCGTCCCGCAGATGCGCCGGAAGCTGCGGGCGGTGCCGCTGGAGCTGGACTATCCGTACTGGGTGGAGGCGGGCGATTACGACCTGGACTACCACGTCCGGCGCTACGGCCTGCCCGCGCCGGGCGGCCGCGCGGAGCTGGCCGAGCTGGTCGGCGACATCGCGGGCACGCCGATGGACCGCAACCACCCGCTCTGGCAGGTGCGGGTGGTCGAGGGGGTCGAGGGCGACAAGGTCGCGGTGATCCTCAAGTACCACCACGCCGCGGTGGACGGCGTCACCGGCTCCGAGCTGCTGATGGCGCTGTGCGATGCCGAGCCGGGCAAGCGCGGGAACGAGGAGCAGGCCGCGCCGCTCGGTCGCGAGCCGGAGCCGAGCGACCTGCGGCTGCTCGCCGAGGCGGCGCTGCGCTTCCCGGCCCGCGCCGGGGTGCTGCGGATGGTGCCGAAGACCGTCGGCAGGCTGGCCGGGATGGTGCGCAGGCGCGTCGGGAACCGCTCCGGCATGGCGCTGCCGCTGACCGCGCCGCGCACCCCGTTCAACGGGGCCATCACCCCGCACCGCGCGGTGGCCTTCACCGAGGTCGAGCTGGCCACGGTGAAGCGGATCAAGAACGCCTTCGGGGTGAAGATCAACGACGTGGTGCTCGCGGTGGTCGGCGGCGCGCTCCGCGACTACCTGGCCGAGCGTGGCGAGCTGCCGGAGGAGAAGTCGCTGATCGCGACCATCCCGGTGTCGGTGCACGAGTCGTCGCGGCATACCAGGGGGATCAACAAGGTCTCCTCGATCTTCTGCCTGCTCGGCACCGATATCGCCGACCCCGTGCAGCGGCTGAAGCGGGTGGCGGAGGCGAACCGGGCCGCCAAGGAGGAGCACGAGGAGCTCATCGGCCCCGACTTCCTACAGGACTGGACGCAGTACGCGCCGCCGAACACCTTCCGGGTCGCCATGCGGCTGTACTCCTCGCTCGAGCTCGCGGAGCGCCACCCGGTGGTGCACAACCTGGTGGTCTCCAACGTCGCCGGGCCGCCGCTGCCGCTGTACTTCCTCGGGGTGCGGCTGCTCAGCTCGTACCCCTTCGGCCCGATCTTCCACGGCTCCGGGCTGAACATCACCGCGCTCTCCTACGACGGCAAACTCGACTTCGGGGTGATCGCCTGCCGGGAGCTGGTGCCCGACCTGGCCGAGCTGACCGACCGGATCCCCGGCGTGGTCGACGCACTGGCCGCGGCCGCCGAGCAGACGGCCTGA
- a CDS encoding AAA family ATPase translates to MAELALTARLNPSAADARRGVVRLHPEALAALGLREWDGIALTGSRRTAAVAGLAPAGTPAGVALLDDVTLSNAGLREDATVVIAPATVFGAKQIRVSGSLHATRSIPANTLRQALLGKVVTVGDAVSLLPRDLGPDISSAATTQALSRTFGIAWTTELLTVTGTEPAGPVSVQPNSAVDWGPGVVTSALPGEPGAELRPGVPGTEAAGSRPSGSGPSSQPADFGTGSQPGDFGTGSQPGDFGTGSQPSDFGTGSQPSDFGTGPQLGNFGTGAQPGGPESMSTAAGGDRIPLPATVTRGRPAPAAADLIGVQGQSAKLGEWLALAIDEPELLRTLGASPHLGVLITGPHGVGKATLARAVAAPRRVTELDGPSVGATESGTRLRTVATAVAEVSSGQGGILLVTDIDALLPSAAEPVATLILDQLRAAVATPCVAFLATTAHPGEIDARLRAPDLCDREIALPLPTAAVREALLDFLLRAVPTGELQLAEIAARTPGFVVSDLAALCREAALRAASRTGREHTDPRLLQADLAGALEVIRPLSRSGSEELAIGSLGLDDVGDMVQTKQALTEAVLWPLRHPDSFARLGIEPPRGVLLYGPPGCGKTFLVRALASTGQLSVHAVKGAELMDKWVGASERAVRELFQRARDSAPSLIFLDEVDALAPRRGQSGDSGVGDRVVAALLTELDGVEPLRDVVVLGATNRPELIDPALLRPGRLERLVFVPPPDAEARVAILRTAGRPVPLAADVDLAALAKELDGYSAADCAALLREAALTAMRRDIDAADVSAADIAAARAAVRPSLDPEQVEALRRYAENRG, encoded by the coding sequence GTGGCCGAACTTGCGCTGACCGCCCGTCTCAACCCCTCCGCGGCCGATGCCAGGCGGGGGGTGGTTCGGCTGCATCCGGAGGCACTCGCCGCGCTCGGGCTGCGGGAGTGGGACGGGATCGCGCTGACCGGCTCCCGGCGCACCGCGGCGGTGGCCGGGCTGGCCCCGGCGGGCACCCCGGCCGGAGTCGCGCTGCTGGACGACGTCACGCTCTCCAACGCGGGGCTGCGCGAGGACGCCACCGTGGTGATCGCGCCCGCGACGGTGTTCGGGGCCAAGCAGATCCGGGTCAGCGGCTCGCTGCACGCCACCCGCTCGATCCCGGCGAACACGCTGCGCCAGGCGCTGCTCGGCAAGGTGGTGACGGTGGGCGACGCCGTTTCGCTGCTCCCCCGCGACCTCGGCCCCGACATCAGCTCGGCCGCCACCACCCAGGCGCTCTCCAGGACCTTCGGCATCGCCTGGACCACCGAGCTGCTCACCGTCACCGGCACCGAACCGGCCGGCCCGGTCAGCGTGCAGCCCAACTCGGCCGTCGACTGGGGTCCGGGCGTCGTGACCTCGGCCCTTCCGGGCGAGCCCGGCGCGGAGCTGCGACCGGGCGTCCCCGGGACGGAGGCGGCGGGATCTCGGCCGAGCGGATCGGGGCCGAGCTCACAGCCCGCCGACTTCGGGACGGGGTCCCAGCCCGGCGACTTCGGGACGGGGTCCCAGCCCGGCGACTTCGGGACAGGGTCCCAGCCCAGCGACTTCGGGACAGGGTCCCAGCCCAGCGACTTCGGGACAGGGCCACAGCTCGGCAACTTCGGGACGGGGGCGCAGCCGGGCGGGCCGGAGTCTATGTCGACTGCGGCCGGGGGTGACCGGATTCCGCTGCCCGCCACGGTGACCAGGGGCAGACCCGCCCCCGCCGCAGCCGACCTGATCGGCGTCCAGGGCCAGTCCGCCAAACTCGGCGAGTGGCTCGCGCTCGCCATCGACGAGCCGGAACTGCTGCGCACCCTTGGCGCCTCCCCGCACCTCGGGGTGCTGATCACCGGCCCGCACGGGGTCGGGAAGGCCACGCTGGCCAGGGCGGTCGCCGCCCCGCGCCGGGTCACGGAGCTGGACGGCCCCTCGGTCGGCGCGACGGAGAGCGGCACCCGGCTGCGCACGGTGGCCACCGCCGTAGCCGAGGTGAGCTCGGGGCAGGGCGGCATCCTGCTGGTCACCGATATCGACGCACTCCTACCGAGCGCAGCCGAACCGGTCGCCACGCTGATCCTGGACCAGCTCCGCGCCGCCGTCGCCACCCCGTGCGTCGCCTTCCTCGCCACCACCGCGCACCCGGGCGAGATCGACGCCAGGCTGCGCGCCCCCGACCTCTGCGACCGCGAGATCGCGCTCCCGCTGCCCACCGCCGCGGTCCGCGAGGCGCTGCTCGACTTCCTGCTCCGCGCGGTGCCGACCGGCGAGCTCCAGCTGGCCGAGATCGCCGCCCGCACCCCCGGTTTCGTCGTCTCCGACCTGGCCGCGCTCTGCCGCGAGGCCGCGCTGCGCGCCGCCTCCCGCACCGGCCGCGAACACACCGACCCGCGGCTGCTGCAGGCCGACCTGGCAGGCGCGCTCGAGGTGATCCGCCCACTCTCCCGCTCCGGTAGCGAGGAACTGGCGATCGGCAGCCTCGGCCTGGACGACGTCGGCGACATGGTGCAGACCAAGCAGGCACTCACCGAGGCCGTGCTCTGGCCGCTGCGCCACCCCGACTCCTTCGCCCGGCTCGGCATCGAGCCACCGCGCGGCGTGCTGCTCTACGGCCCGCCCGGCTGCGGCAAGACCTTCCTGGTCCGCGCTCTCGCCAGCACGGGGCAGCTCAGCGTGCACGCCGTGAAGGGCGCCGAGCTGATGGACAAGTGGGTCGGCGCGTCGGAGCGCGCGGTACGCGAGCTCTTCCAGCGGGCCAGGGACTCCGCGCCGTCGCTGATCTTCCTGGACGAGGTGGACGCGCTGGCCCCGCGCCGCGGCCAGAGCGGCGACTCCGGGGTCGGCGACCGGGTGGTCGCCGCGCTGCTCACCGAGCTCGACGGGGTCGAGCCGCTGCGCGACGTCGTCGTGCTCGGCGCCACCAACCGCCCGGAGCTGATCGACCCCGCGCTGCTCCGCCCCGGGCGGCTGGAGCGGCTGGTCTTCGTCCCGCCGCCGGACGCCGAGGCGCGGGTGGCGATCCTGCGCACCGCGGGCCGCCCAGTGCCGTTGGCCGCCGACGTCGACCTGGCCGCGCTGGCGAAGGAGCTGGACGGCTACTCCGCCGCCGACTGCGCCGCGCTGCTGCGCGAGGCCGCGCTCACCGCCATGCGCCGGGACATCGACGCCGCCGACGTGTCCGCCGCCGACATCGCCGCCGCGCGCGCCGCGGTGCGCCCCTCGCTCGACCCGGAGCAGGTGGAGGCGCTGCGCCGGTACGCGGAGAACCGCGGCTGA
- a CDS encoding Na+/H+ antiporter subunit A, protein MLVILLAHALAAVVAPLCVRIAGRKAFYPLAAVPLACLGWVVAHWGTTQVVSVAWAPAIGMNIDLRFDSLAAVMAVLVLGIGTLILCYCARYFDDDEPRLGAFAAQLVGFSGAMFGVVTSDNMLLLYVFWEITTVLSFLLVGHNADRAASRRAAIQALLVTGAGGLTMLTGIVLLGHLSGSFLLSDLLDGGAPSGVAASVAVGLILVGALSKSAIVPLHFWLPGAMAAPTPVSAYLHAAAMVKAGVYLIARLAPAFAESPVWHPLVLTLGAVSMVLAGWRALQVTDLKLVLAFGTVSQLGFLVMLVGIGTPEAALAGIAMVVAHALFKACLFMVVGIVDHGAGTRELGSLSGLGRREPVLFGAAALAALSMAGIPPLLGFVGKESALAAAQHAEVLAGPVRVALLAVFVVGSMLTVAYSARFVWGAFADKDGVEPLKRWHGPDPAFLAPPVLLALAGLAAGLAAPWVDTLLAPYARTLPGPAPEHLALWHGFTLPLLLTVVVVAGGLAVFAVRGRIHESAHPRLGNADRVYDATLKQMDRLSLRMTAATQRGSLPLNQATILGTMTLLPAIALAIAGPSEFRMRLWDTPMQLVIALVMIASALAATVARNRLAAVLVVGVTGYGCGVIFALHGAPDLALTQFLVETLLLVVFVLVLRAFPAEIEESRLAASKGSRAVLGIAVGSVVAVLGAVAVAARSATPIWQLIPEAAYTLGGGKNAVNVLLVDIRAWDTLGEISVLVVAATGVASLVFRVRRFGSAPRAADAPDYDPDRVGWLSAGRLISRENRSMILQIATRLVFPTIMVLSVYFFFSGHNAPGGGFAGGLTAGLALTLRYLAGGRYELGEALPVDAGHMLGAGLILAAGTAAASLLVGAPPLSSAIIEVTLPLFGEIKLVTALFFDLGVYLIVVGLVLDVLRSLGARLDSELDTDTPVGAKGGYA, encoded by the coding sequence TTGCTCGTAATCCTGCTCGCACATGCCCTCGCCGCCGTGGTGGCCCCGCTGTGCGTCCGGATCGCGGGTCGAAAAGCCTTCTATCCGCTCGCGGCGGTCCCGCTCGCCTGCCTCGGCTGGGTGGTGGCCCACTGGGGCACCACCCAGGTGGTCAGCGTGGCGTGGGCCCCCGCGATCGGGATGAACATCGACCTGCGATTCGATTCGCTCGCCGCCGTGATGGCGGTGCTGGTGCTCGGTATCGGCACCCTCATCCTCTGCTACTGCGCCCGCTACTTCGACGACGACGAACCGCGGCTCGGCGCCTTCGCGGCCCAGCTCGTCGGCTTCTCCGGCGCCATGTTCGGCGTCGTGACCAGCGACAACATGCTGCTGCTCTACGTCTTCTGGGAGATCACGACGGTGCTGTCGTTCCTCCTGGTCGGGCACAACGCGGACCGGGCGGCGAGCAGGCGCGCGGCCATCCAGGCGCTGCTCGTCACCGGCGCGGGCGGGCTCACCATGCTCACCGGCATCGTGCTGCTCGGCCACCTCTCCGGCAGCTTCCTGCTCTCCGACCTGCTGGACGGCGGGGCGCCGAGCGGGGTGGCGGCGAGCGTCGCGGTCGGGCTGATCCTGGTCGGCGCGCTGAGCAAGTCCGCCATCGTGCCGCTGCACTTCTGGCTCCCCGGCGCCATGGCCGCCCCGACCCCGGTGAGCGCCTACCTGCACGCGGCCGCCATGGTGAAGGCGGGCGTCTACCTGATCGCGCGGCTCGCGCCCGCCTTCGCCGAGTCGCCGGTCTGGCACCCGCTGGTGCTGACGCTCGGCGCGGTCTCGATGGTGCTGGCGGGCTGGCGCGCGCTGCAGGTGACCGACCTCAAGCTGGTGCTCGCCTTCGGCACCGTGAGCCAGCTCGGCTTCCTGGTCATGCTGGTCGGCATCGGCACCCCGGAGGCCGCGCTGGCAGGCATCGCCATGGTGGTGGCGCACGCGCTGTTCAAGGCCTGCCTGTTCATGGTGGTCGGCATCGTCGACCACGGCGCGGGCACCCGCGAGCTGGGCAGCCTCTCCGGGCTCGGCCGCCGCGAGCCGGTGCTCTTCGGCGCGGCCGCGCTGGCCGCGCTGAGCATGGCGGGCATCCCGCCGCTGCTCGGCTTCGTCGGCAAGGAGAGCGCGCTGGCCGCCGCGCAGCACGCGGAGGTGCTGGCCGGGCCGGTGCGGGTGGCGCTGCTGGCGGTCTTCGTGGTCGGCTCGATGCTGACCGTGGCCTACAGCGCCCGGTTCGTCTGGGGCGCCTTCGCCGACAAGGACGGCGTCGAGCCCCTGAAGCGCTGGCACGGCCCGGATCCCGCCTTCCTCGCTCCACCGGTGCTGCTCGCGCTGGCCGGGCTCGCCGCCGGGCTCGCCGCGCCCTGGGTCGACACGCTGCTCGCGCCCTACGCCCGCACGCTGCCCGGCCCCGCCCCCGAGCACCTGGCGCTCTGGCACGGCTTCACGCTGCCGCTGCTGCTCACCGTGGTCGTGGTGGCGGGCGGGCTCGCGGTCTTCGCGGTGCGGGGCCGGATCCACGAGTCGGCGCACCCGCGGCTCGGCAATGCCGACCGGGTCTACGACGCCACGCTCAAGCAGATGGACCGGCTCTCGCTGCGGATGACCGCCGCGACCCAGCGCGGCTCGCTGCCGCTGAACCAGGCCACCATCCTCGGCACCATGACGCTGCTGCCCGCGATCGCGCTGGCCATCGCCGGGCCGAGCGAATTCCGGATGCGGCTCTGGGACACCCCGATGCAGCTGGTGATCGCGCTGGTCATGATCGCCTCCGCGCTGGCGGCGACGGTGGCGCGGAACCGGCTGGCCGCGGTGCTCGTCGTCGGCGTCACCGGCTACGGCTGCGGCGTCATCTTCGCGCTGCACGGCGCCCCCGACCTCGCGCTCACCCAGTTCCTGGTGGAGACGCTGCTGCTGGTGGTGTTCGTGCTGGTGCTCCGGGCCTTCCCGGCGGAGATCGAGGAGAGCAGGCTGGCCGCCTCGAAGGGCAGCAGGGCGGTGCTCGGCATCGCGGTCGGCTCGGTGGTCGCTGTACTCGGCGCGGTGGCCGTCGCGGCACGCAGCGCGACGCCGATCTGGCAGCTCATCCCGGAGGCCGCCTACACCCTCGGCGGCGGCAAGAACGCGGTGAACGTGCTGCTCGTCGATATCCGCGCCTGGGACACCCTGGGCGAGATCTCGGTGCTGGTCGTCGCCGCGACCGGGGTGGCATCGCTGGTCTTCCGGGTGCGCCGGTTCGGCAGCGCCCCGCGCGCGGCGGACGCCCCCGACTACGACCCGGACCGGGTGGGCTGGCTCTCCGCGGGCCGCCTCATCTCCAGGGAGAACCGGTCGATGATCCTGCAGATCGCGACCAGGCTGGTGTTCCCGACGATCATGGTGCTCTCGGTCTACTTCTTCTTCTCCGGGCACAACGCGCCGGGCGGCGGCTTCGCGGGCGGGCTCACCGCCGGGCTCGCGCTCACCCTGCGCTACCTGGCGGGTGGCCGCTACGAGCTGGGCGAGGCGCTCCCGGTGGACGCCGGGCACATGCTCGGCGCCGGGCTCATCCTCGCGGCCGGCACCGCGGCGGCCTCGCTGCTGGTCGGGGCGCCGCCGCTCTCCTCGGCGATCATCGAGGTGACGCTGCCGCTCTTCGGCGAGATCAAGCTGGTGACGGCGCTCTTCTTCGACCTCGGCGTCTACCTGATCGTGGTCGGGCTGGTCCTCGACGTGCTGCGCTCGCTCGGCGCGCGCCTGGACAGCGAGCTCGACACGGACACGCCGGTCGGCGCGAAGGGAGGCTACGCGTGA
- a CDS encoding Na(+)/H(+) antiporter subunit C, whose amino-acid sequence MTANLTLLVVIGVLVACGVYLILERAVSKMLLGMILFGNAVNLLILTVGGPDGNPPLRNAEAADQDMADPLAQAMVLTAIVITMGLTAFVLALAYRARMLTTTDDVPDDPEDADVAGRREREDPED is encoded by the coding sequence GTGACCGCCAACCTCACCCTGCTCGTCGTCATCGGCGTGCTGGTGGCCTGCGGCGTCTACCTGATCCTGGAGCGCGCGGTCTCCAAGATGCTGCTCGGCATGATCCTCTTCGGCAACGCGGTGAACCTGCTGATCCTCACCGTCGGCGGCCCGGACGGAAACCCGCCGCTGCGCAACGCGGAGGCGGCCGACCAGGACATGGCCGACCCGCTGGCCCAGGCCATGGTGCTCACCGCCATCGTCATCACCATGGGGCTCACCGCCTTCGTGCTCGCCCTCGCCTACCGCGCGCGGATGCTCACCACCACCGACGACGTGCCCGACGACCCCGAGGACGCCGACGTCGCGGGGCGGCGCGAGCGAGAGGACCCGGAGGATTGA
- a CDS encoding Na+/H+ antiporter subunit D: MSPDSSLLSILAPLPVLIPLIAAAITLIFGRRPRLQSLVTLIALSAVVAVCAALLYLADRDGTTAVQVGGWDVPIGITLVVDRLSAVMMLVSSIVLLVVSVYGAGQNIRDGDERQPTSIYRPTYLVLTAGVGTTFLAGDLFNLFVGFEILLAASFVLLTVGATAERVRAGVAYVMVSMLSSLIFLVGIALAYAATGTLNLAQLALRIGAAPEGVRNAVYAMLLVAFGIKAAIFPLSNWLPDSYPTAPAPVTAVFAGLLTKVGVYAIIRTHALFFPESGFDTLLLVAGLLTMLVGIFGAIAQSDIRRLLSFTLVSHIGYMLFGIGLASEAGLGGAVYYVAHHILVQTALFLVVGLIERQAGSVSLRRLGGLAGASPLLGLLFLIPALNLGGIPPFSGFIGKVALLQAGAADGGWLAWVLVAGAVTTSLLTLYVVALVWSKAFWRPRSEAPEGHLAMARPANLVEETTDVLYDERTDPGRMPALMVGATAALVLVGFALTVLAGPILDITDRAAAELDNPGVYVSAVLGDDPEAYR; the protein is encoded by the coding sequence TTGAGCCCAGATTCCAGCCTGCTGTCCATACTGGCTCCCCTTCCGGTCCTCATCCCGCTGATCGCCGCCGCCATCACGCTGATCTTCGGCCGCAGGCCGCGGCTGCAGAGCCTGGTCACGCTGATCGCGCTGAGCGCGGTGGTCGCCGTCTGCGCGGCGCTGCTCTACCTGGCCGACCGCGACGGCACCACCGCCGTCCAGGTGGGCGGCTGGGACGTCCCGATCGGCATCACGCTGGTGGTGGACCGGCTCTCCGCGGTGATGATGCTGGTCTCCTCGATCGTGCTGCTCGTCGTCTCCGTCTACGGCGCGGGCCAGAACATCAGGGACGGCGACGAGCGCCAGCCCACCTCGATCTACCGCCCCACCTACCTGGTGCTGACCGCGGGCGTCGGCACCACCTTCCTCGCCGGTGACCTGTTCAACCTGTTCGTCGGCTTCGAGATCCTGCTCGCCGCCTCCTTCGTGCTGCTCACCGTCGGCGCGACCGCCGAGCGGGTGCGCGCCGGCGTCGCCTACGTCATGGTCTCCATGCTCAGCTCGCTGATCTTCCTGGTCGGCATCGCGCTGGCCTATGCGGCGACCGGGACGCTGAACCTGGCCCAGCTGGCGCTGCGGATCGGGGCGGCGCCGGAGGGCGTGCGCAACGCGGTGTACGCGATGCTGCTGGTGGCGTTCGGCATCAAGGCGGCGATCTTCCCGCTCTCCAACTGGCTCCCGGACTCCTACCCGACCGCGCCTGCGCCGGTCACCGCGGTCTTCGCCGGACTGCTCACCAAGGTCGGTGTCTACGCCATCATCCGGACGCACGCGCTCTTCTTCCCGGAGAGCGGCTTCGACACCCTGCTGCTCGTGGCCGGGTTGCTGACCATGCTGGTCGGCATCTTCGGCGCCATCGCGCAGAGCGACATCCGGCGGCTGCTCTCGTTCACCCTGGTCAGCCATATCGGCTACATGCTCTTCGGGATCGGGCTGGCCAGCGAGGCCGGGCTCGGCGGCGCGGTGTACTACGTGGCGCACCACATCCTCGTGCAGACCGCGCTCTTCCTCGTGGTCGGGCTGATCGAGCGGCAGGCCGGGTCGGTCTCGCTGCGCAGGCTCGGCGGGCTCGCCGGAGCGAGCCCGCTGCTGGGGTTGCTGTTCCTGATCCCGGCGCTGAACCTCGGCGGGATCCCGCCGTTCTCGGGGTTCATCGGGAAGGTCGCGCTGCTGCAGGCGGGCGCCGCGGACGGCGGCTGGCTGGCCTGGGTCCTGGTGGCCGGCGCGGTGACCACCAGCCTGCTGACGCTGTACGTGGTGGCGCTGGTCTGGAGCAAGGCGTTCTGGCGGCCGCGCTCCGAGGCGCCGGAGGGGCACCTGGCGATGGCCCGCCCCGCGAACCTGGTGGAGGAGACCACCGACGTGCTCTACGACGAACGCACCGACCCCGGCCGGATGCCCGCGCTCATGGTCGGCGCGACCGCGGCGCTGGTCCTCGTCGGCTTCGCGCTGACCGTGCTGGCCGGGCCGATCCTCGACATCACCGACCGGGCCGCCGCCGAGCTGGACAACCCAGGCGTCTACGTCAGCGCGGTGCTCGGCGACGACCCGGAGGCGTACCGGTGA
- a CDS encoding Na+/H+ antiporter subunit E, protein MSRENLGRVGVVLWLALVYTLLWGTLTLGNLVAGLLIGIVIVVVLPLPAMPVTGRFNPIAFAELVAVSTYYALHSSLQVAWLGIRPGSQPVSGVLRVRLDIQSELVLALCVDLLNLIPGTMVLEIDRDRRVVYVHVLDVGSEAAVEQFYRTTRRLERLLVSSFERRPEPETSAEEAKS, encoded by the coding sequence GTGAGCCGGGAGAACCTCGGCCGGGTCGGCGTCGTGCTCTGGCTCGCGCTCGTCTACACGCTGCTCTGGGGCACGCTGACGCTGGGCAACCTGGTCGCCGGGCTGCTGATCGGGATCGTCATCGTAGTGGTGCTCCCGCTGCCGGCCATGCCGGTGACCGGCCGGTTCAACCCGATCGCCTTCGCCGAGCTGGTCGCGGTGAGCACCTACTACGCGCTGCACTCCAGCCTGCAGGTGGCCTGGCTCGGGATCCGGCCGGGGTCGCAGCCGGTCTCCGGGGTGCTGCGGGTGCGGCTGGACATCCAGTCCGAGCTGGTGCTCGCGCTCTGCGTCGACCTGCTCAACCTGATCCCGGGGACCATGGTGCTCGAGATCGACCGGGACCGCCGGGTGGTCTACGTGCACGTGCTGGACGTGGGGAGCGAGGCCGCGGTCGAGCAGTTCTACCGCACCACCCGCAGGCTGGAGCGGCTGCTCGTCTCGTCCTTCGAGCGGCGGCCCGAGCCGGAAACTTCCGCCGAGGAGGCGAAATCATGA
- a CDS encoding monovalent cation/H+ antiporter complex subunit F — translation MTVVAGIAAVLLSVAALLTLFRVLTGPSTLDRVVGLDSLTAIAAAALAVYAAWSKETSVVPAIVALALVGFLGSAAVSRFRVRDDR, via the coding sequence ATGACCGTCGTCGCCGGTATCGCCGCGGTGCTGCTCTCGGTGGCCGCGCTGCTCACGCTGTTCCGGGTGCTGACCGGGCCGAGCACGCTGGACCGGGTGGTCGGGCTCGACTCGCTCACCGCCATCGCGGCGGCCGCGCTCGCGGTCTACGCGGCCTGGAGCAAGGAGACCTCGGTGGTGCCCGCCATCGTCGCGCTGGCGCTGGTCGGGTTCCTCGGGTCGGCCGCGGTCTCCCGCTTCCGGGTCAGGGACGACCGGTGA
- the mnhG gene encoding monovalent cation/H(+) antiporter subunit G — MSALEWVSAVLILFGSTLALTAAIALVRFRDTLARMHAATKPQVVGLVLVLLGAAIQVRGDVNAWMLVLMMLFVLLTAPVIAHLIGRTAYREQRYRDGLLQINELGDEEM, encoded by the coding sequence GTGAGCGCGCTGGAGTGGGTCTCCGCGGTCCTCATCCTCTTCGGCTCCACGCTGGCGCTGACCGCGGCCATCGCGCTGGTCCGCTTCCGGGACACCCTCGCCCGGATGCACGCCGCGACCAAGCCGCAGGTGGTCGGGCTGGTGCTGGTGCTGCTCGGCGCCGCCATCCAGGTGCGCGGTGACGTGAACGCCTGGATGCTCGTGCTGATGATGCTGTTCGTGCTGCTCACCGCACCGGTGATCGCGCACCTCATCGGGCGCACCGCCTACCGGGAGCAGCGCTACCGGGACGGGTTGCTCCAGATCAACGAGCTCGGCGACGAAGAAATGTAG